One Aegilops tauschii subsp. strangulata cultivar AL8/78 chromosome 7, Aet v6.0, whole genome shotgun sequence genomic window carries:
- the LOC109760981 gene encoding glycosyltransferase family 92 protein Os08g0121900 encodes MAISAKERKLSRLGSGKAVNGGGGGSLGARGGHRPPTAGGRRRLFAVFFAFLCAGAVVFGGVHAIGASFRPVLLTAWPSATLNALSSERRVQQAGGNGAGTVLASVQIRHAVALPDHVLVILSDGSLLPAPGHFECLYSTANSMQLRRRPLSVAALPDGPSLVHCPAGPSEMAVSLSLSQSPPVTPFQWDQLVYTALLDSRDNSTVVFAKGMNLRPGRLGVPSRYECVFGRDLSKPKLVVTSPVVSAAQETFRCVTPVRIRRYLRMTADGNINRNSAGKPMLVSIRTKGRGSSTLPSIAQPEPLHRYNRHRHTRHRQQKVHSMCVCTMLRNQARFLREWVMYHSHIGVQRWFIYDNNSDDGIEEVLGSMDPSAYNATRHLWPWMKSQEAGFAHCALRARESCEWVGFIDIDEFLHFPGNQTLQDVLRNYSSRPRIGELRTACHSFGPSGRTKIPKKGVTTGYTCRLAAPERHKSIVRPDALNPSLINVVHHFHLKEGMKYANIGQGVMLINHYKYQVWEVFKEKFAGRVATYVADWQDEENVGSRDRAPGLGTKPVEPEDWPSRFCEVYDTGLKDFVHKEFTDPQTGSLPW; translated from the exons ATGGCGATATCGGCCAAGGAGCGCAAGCTGAGCAGGCTTGGCAGTGGTAAGGCGGtaaacggaggaggaggcgggaGCCTCGGCGCGAGGGGTGGTCACCGGCCGCCGACGGCGGGGGGACGGCGGAGACTGTTCGCCGTGTTCTTCGCGTTCCTCTGCGCCGGCGCGGTCGTCTTCGGCGGGGTGCACGCCATTGGAG CGTCCTTCCGGCCGGTGCTCTTGACGGCCTGGCCGTCCGCGACCCTTAACGCCCTCTCCTCGGAGCGCCGGGTGCAGCAAGCTGGAGGCAACGGTGCTGGCACCGTTTTAGCGTCTGTCCAAATCCGGCATGCTGTCGCTCTGCCGGACCATGTTCTCGTAATCCTCAGTGACGGATCATTGCTGCCAGCTCCCGGGCACTTCGAGTGCCTCTACTCCACTGCCAACTCAATGCAGCTGCGCCGTCGTCCCCTCTCAGTTGCTGCCTTGCCGGATGGACCCAGCCTCGTGCATTGCCCTGCCGGACCATCTGAGATGGCTGTGTCCCTGTCGCTGTCCCAGTCACCTCCGGTGACACCATTCCAATGGGATCAGCTCGTGTACACCGCACTTCTTGACAGCCGGGACAACTCCACCGTTGTGTTTGCCAAAGGGATGAACCTCCGTCCAGGCCGTCTCGGTGTGCCATCACGGTATGAGTGTGTCTTTGGCCGGGACCTGTCGAAGCCGAAGCTCGTTGTCACCTCCCCTGTGGTTTCTGCTGCGCAGGAGACATTCCGGTGTGTGACACCTGTCCGCATTCGCCGGTACCTCAGGATGACAGCTGATGGAAACATCAACAGAAACAGTGCTGGCAAGCCTATGCTGGTCTCCATCAGGACTAAGGGCCGGGGGAGCTCTACACTCCCCTCAATCGCGCAACCAGAGCCACTTCATAGGTATAACAGGCATCGGCATACAAGGCATCGGCAGCAGAAGGTACACTCGATGTGTGTGTGCACCATGCTGCGCAACCAAGCACGGTTCTTGCGGGAATGGGTCATGTACCACTCCCATATCGGAGTGCAACGGTGGTTCATCTATGACAACAACAGCGATGATGGCATCGAGGAAGTCCTTGGTTCCATGGATCCATCCGCATACAATGCGACACGCCACTTGTGGCCTTGGATGAAATCTCAGGAGGCTGGATTTGCACATTGTGCACTCAGGGCGCGGGAGAGCTGCGAGTGGGTGGGGTTCATCGACATCGATGAGTTCCTGCACTTCCCTGGGAACCAAACCCTACAAGATGTCCTCCGGAATTACTCAAGCAGGCCAAGGATTGGTGAACTCAGGACTGCGTGCCACAGCTTTGGTCCATCAGGTCGGACTAAGATTCCGAAAAAAGGCGTCACGACAGGCTACACCTGCCGGCTGGCTGCGCCGGAGCGGCACAAGTCAATTGTCAGGCCAGATGCACTGAATCCATCACTGATCAACGTGGTGCACCACTTCCATCTGAAGGAAGGGATGAAGTATGCGAATATTGGCCAGGGAGTGATGCTGATCAATCACTACAAATACCAAGTCTGGGAGGTGTTCAAAGAAAAGTTTGCTGGCCGCGTGGCGACCTATGTTGCCGATTGGCAGGACGAGGAGAATGTTGGATCCAGGGACAGGGCGCCAGGTCTAGGGACCAAACCGGTGGAACCGGAGGATTGGCCAAGTCGGTTCTGTGAAGTATATGACACTGGTTTGAAAGATTTTGTACACAAAGAATTCACAGATCCACAGACTGGAAGTCTTCCATGGTAG